The Lutra lutra chromosome 15, mLutLut1.2, whole genome shotgun sequence genome includes a region encoding these proteins:
- the MYOG gene encoding myogenin yields the protein MAPSSWREGLQELGERVFSDPMELYETSPYFYQEPHFYDGENYLPVHLQAFEPPGYERAELSLSPEVRGPLEDKGLGTPEHCLGQCLPWACKVCKRKSVSVDRRRAATLREKRRLKKVNEAFEALKRSTLPNPSQRLPKVEILRSAIQYIERLQALLSSLHQEERDLRYQAGGGPQPGVPSECSSHSASCSPEWGSTLEFGPNTADHLLTADPADAHNLHSLTSIVDSITVEDVSVAFPDETMPN from the exons ATGGCACCCAGCAGTTGGCGTGAGGGGCTGCAGGAGCTTGGGGAACGAGTCTTTTCCGACCCCATGGAGCTGTATGAGACCTCCCCCTACTTCTACCAGGAACCCCACTTCTATGACGGGGAGAACTACCTGCCCGTCCACCTCCAGGCCTTCGAGCCGCCGGGCTACGAGCGGGCCGAGCTCAGCCTGAGCCCCGAGGTGCGAGGGCCCCTCGAGGACAAGGGGCTGGGGACCCCCGAGCACTGCCTGGGCCAGTGCCTGCCATGGGCGTGCAAGGTGTGTAAGAGGAAGTCGGTGTCAGTGGACCGGCGGCGCGCGGCGACGCTGAGGGAGAAGCGCAGGCTCAAGAAGGTGAACGAGGCGTTTGAGGCTCTGAAGAGGAGCACCTTGCCCAACCCCAGCCAGCGGCTGCCCAAGGTGGAGATCCTGCGCAGCGCCATCCAGTACATCGAGCGCCTGCAGGccctgctcagctccctccaCCAGGAAGAGCGGGACCTCCGCTACCAGGCCGGTGGCGGGCCCCAGCCAGGG GTGCCCAGCGAATGCAGCTCCCACAGCGCCTCCTGCAGTCCAGAGTGGGGCAGCACCTTGGAGTTTGGCCCCAACACAGCGG ATCACCTGCTCACAGCTGATCCTGCAGACGCCCACAACCTGCACTCGCTCACCTCCATTGTGGACAGCATCACAGTGGAAGATGTCTCTGTGGCCTTCCCGGATGAAACCATGCCTAACTGA